Part of the Moorena sp. SIOASIH genome, TTGTTCACAGGCATTAATCATCCATGCTACGGCACAAGTAGCTGGCAAGACTGGATAACCGGCAATGACGTGATCTTGTAAAAAGGGATTAGCGTCCAGTGTCAACTTGCGGCGAATACGATAGGTTCGTAACTCAGGGTTTAACTCCCCTAACACCGGTTCCAGTGGAGTGCCAATCACCACTTGCGCCGTTTCCTGATTGGCAGTATCCAGTTCCTTAACTAGCATGTTTGTCCCCACTGGGATTGGAATAATTTCAATGTTGCGCTTAGCAAACGCCTTCTTTAGTTCCGAAGTCACCATACCACTGTCCCAAGGTCCCCAATTGATGGCAACCACATGGCAGGAGGGATGGTGTTGCTTGACCAGATGAGCTGATTTGTTGAGAATTTCATTTGCGATCGCATAGTCCGACTGACCGATATTTCCGTAAAAACCAGCTACAGAAGAAAATAGAACTAAATAATCCAGTTGACCTGGGCTGACGCAACTCAGCAGATTTTCCAAACCCTTTACTTTGGTAGCATAAACGGTGTCAAAATCTTGTTCCGATTTCTTTTCAATTAATTTATCCGCTAAAACCCCTGCTCCGTGGATAATACCGGTAATTGGACCCATGCGCTCCACCACAGTCGCCAGCTTTTGCTGTAAGGCTAGAGCATCGGTTACATCAACATCAATATAGTCTGCCTGACCGCCTGCCTGTTCAATTGCCAAGAGAGTTTTGTGAATTTCTCGACTCGAAGCAATTGTCTTAAATACCCCTTTTACTTCCATGGGGGTAGGCTTCTGTCCTTGGGCAAGGATATTTTCCATAATCCGTTTTTTTAATTCAGATTCATCAAAACAATCCTTTGCCCAATCTGGTTCATCTTTCATGATTGATGAACGACCCAGTAGGATAAATTTGCATGGTTGGTGCTGTGCCATCCGAATCACGCACTCAGCGGTAATGCCTTTTGCTCCGCCACTGACAAGAAACACTGATGATTGACTGATTTGAGCTGTTTGTATCATAAAGCTTTCCAATAATTAGATAATTTTTTGATAAATAGTTACTCTTATTTAACTTTGATTATCAGGGGTGTATAGCTAGCATTTGTGGCACTACGTTAGGGGTCAAGCTACATTTGGTAAGCAAGCATCCCTAAGATAATACAGGACATTATTTGCTAACTTTTCCATCGAATCATTACTTATAAATGGTTCAGAAAAACAAAAATTTAAAATAATTTTTTCGTCAAAGGTTGAGACAGCAACAGATAAATTTACCCCAAAAGAACCGTTGGCTGAAGCAAAGCTGATTTCTTCTAGTTCAAAGGCTCCGTAATGTTTAGGAATGTTGACTTTACCAATATTGGTTACAGATACGGTTGACGACCCTTGATTAGGGTGCTTTAAAAACATCTTTATCAAGGTTTTAGTTATAACAATAACTCTAAATATATTTGCTCCTTTCAAACGATATTCGAGCTGTTTTTTAACACTGCGAGCTAAATCCCAGAATGATAGATTGCTCTGTAAGGTGTGATATGAGGTAACACATGAAACTAGGCTCCCCATGACCTCATCACTGACCACTGGTTCCAAGCGTCTGCGCAAGTCAACATAGGATAGGCAACTTACACACAACCTTTTTTTCTTATTTGCTGTGATGCTTTTTGCGGCAGTCAACAGCATCGCTCCACACAGGGCACCATGTACTGTTGTCTTTTCCTTTTTGCAACGATTGATCAACTCTTGGGTTAACCCTTTGTCTAAGGATTTTTGCACCATACCACAACGGCGTAAATTAATGGGTACGCACTTCTCAAACCCGAGAGTTTTTGGTCGATGCCAAAGCTGATTAAAAATTCTTCGTAATAATAGGAATGATCTATGCCAAATCCCTTGGAATCCCCTCGTTGATATCGGAATTAACCTATCTATGGGTGGGAGTATGGGTAAGGGAAGCACTGAAGTTATTGGTTCCCCACAGTGAATTTTCTGGCAGTAGGTCAAAATTGCTGAGTGCAGTCGGACACAAGATAAGCCGTCTGATATAGCGTGGTGGATTGATGTAATCAGATAGTTCGCACTGTTTTCACTCTCAGCACGAACTAGCACTGCCCGCATCAAACCTTTATTACTCTCAATTTCCTGATTCAGCTCTTCAAGAACAACCTCTTGCCAGTGTTCGTTGTAGAGATTGTCAACCACCCGCAAAGGAATCTTGGACACCCCTCCAGTTTCAAACCAAAGATTATCTAACGAACCAACAATACGACAGTTAAGACAAGGGTAACGGTATTGAATCAGGTCAAGAGCCTGTCTAAGGATTTCTTCACTGAGAGATCCTTTGACGCGACTGATCGTTACTACATAACTGGATTTAGCAAGGCGATTTAAGATTTCCAT contains:
- a CDS encoding condensation domain-containing protein yields the protein MSQISPGETLNRKLVPVEEGMEILNRLAKSSYVVTISRVKGSLSEEILRQALDLIQYRYPCLNCRIVGSLDNLWFETGGVSKIPLRVVDNLYNEHWQEVVLEELNQEIESNKGLMRAVLVRAESENSANYLITSIHHAISDGLSCVRLHSAILTYCQKIHCGEPITSVLPLPILPPIDRLIPISTRGFQGIWHRSFLLLRRIFNQLWHRPKTLGFEKCVPINLRRCGMVQKSLDKGLTQELINRCKKEKTTVHGALCGAMLLTAAKSITANKKKRLCVSCLSYVDLRRRLEPVVSDEVMGSLVSCVTSYHTLQSNLSFWDLARSVKKQLEYRLKGANIFRVIVITKTLIKMFLKHPNQGSSTVSVTNIGKVNIPKHYGAFELEEISFASANGSFGVNLSVAVSTFDEKIILNFCFSEPFISNDSMEKLANNVLYYLRDACLPNVA
- a CDS encoding SDR family NAD(P)-dependent oxidoreductase is translated as MIQTAQISQSSVFLVSGGAKGITAECVIRMAQHQPCKFILLGRSSIMKDEPDWAKDCFDESELKKRIMENILAQGQKPTPMEVKGVFKTIASSREIHKTLLAIEQAGGQADYIDVDVTDALALQQKLATVVERMGPITGIIHGAGVLADKLIEKKSEQDFDTVYATKVKGLENLLSCVSPGQLDYLVLFSSVAGFYGNIGQSDYAIANEILNKSAHLVKQHHPSCHVVAINWGPWDSGMVTSELKKAFAKRNIEIIPIPVGTNMLVKELDTANQETAQVVIGTPLEPVLGELNPELRTYRIRRKLTLDANPFLQDHVIAGYPVLPATCAVAWMINACEQLYPGYKFFSYTNFKILKGIIFNETLASEYILDLKEIAKTNDGSIEFEGKIWRKKEESKIPYHEHYRVQIKLVKEIPSAPTYETVNLEEDDQIPEHIKSPLYQTGQFTLFHGSSFWGVKQVLNLSATKITAACAWSSISNRQQGQFTIQTYNPYIADIQTHPTGILIDSFYQEELLPSQSQKFEQFAMIPPGETFYVSTELKSKQANKVSVDIIAHNREGQIYYRWTGCQGTIYSIWSKGK